The sequence AATCAGGAATTCAGCTTTCAACCGCAATTGAAAAAATGCTGGCTATTCCGGACACAGGGCCATGGCTCAAAGAACGGCTGCAATCAGTCCTCGCTCAACTCACCAAGGGGAAAAAATTAGGTCCGGCTCTGGACGATTCCGGATACCAGTTCCCGACCAAAGAAATCATTGAGGACCTGCGAGTCTACTCACGTCTCAGCAACTTCCACAGCCAGCTCTACCTCATAGCTGAAGAGATGCTGGCAGAAGGGGTTGAAAAGGTACAAA is a genomic window of Marinifilum sp. JC120 containing:
- a CDS encoding type II secretion system protein gives rise to the protein LILSGLLSLATIKIWTGNLRVRFDSIPPWSFYRLIIGSLWLFTLAILMKSGIQLSTAIEKMLAIPDTGPWLKERLQSVLAQLTKGKKLGPALDDSGYQFPTKEIIEDLRVYSRLSNFHSQLYLIAEEMLAEGVEKVQTQAKIINYGCIITIAYLVSNIVLAMSDIQQQSGLNMAY